One segment of Capillibacterium thermochitinicola DNA contains the following:
- a CDS encoding ABC transporter substrate-binding protein, producing the protein MKKIRLVLGLLVLCLMVSMATFSAPTTLRVIMGLAEEEWAVMREHIFPAFEKEYNVKIEAYQAEAQDTEKILEARVRANKMDIDLITQDNMRLATLVDRGLVEDLSEYRTLIPTTVYPSLIEVGEFNGKLYFLPYRPNVEIAFYNSAKFNQYGLKPPTTWDELFEVAKFFYEKEGVGRVAIKADLSPCTAVHLFDFCRAAGGDPVVLNDKGCFEAYSFLQKLWPYLSPDSKTANWNFMNTHIATESVYLGQNWPFGMNVIVRDGGKKEVLAYNGWRGPVKESHVLGGEVIGIPKGAPNKALAIEFAKYLMSREVQEKLTTYNGWPAVRSDAYGQVAAWQKPYFDAINQVLAHAEPRPNLVYYGAVEKAMNEAFRECVIEGAPVKPTLEKWAKYIQDNKR; encoded by the coding sequence ATGAAGAAAATTCGTTTAGTTTTGGGATTACTCGTCTTGTGTCTGATGGTCTCCATGGCGACCTTCTCGGCACCGACCACGCTCCGTGTGATTATGGGGTTGGCCGAAGAAGAATGGGCGGTTATGCGGGAGCATATCTTCCCTGCCTTTGAGAAGGAGTACAATGTAAAGATCGAAGCTTACCAGGCGGAAGCCCAGGATACCGAGAAGATTCTGGAAGCGCGGGTCCGGGCGAACAAGATGGATATCGATCTGATTACCCAGGATAATATGCGCCTGGCTACCCTGGTGGACCGGGGTTTGGTGGAAGATCTGAGTGAGTACCGGACACTGATTCCGACGACCGTTTATCCTTCCTTGATTGAAGTCGGTGAGTTCAACGGCAAACTGTACTTCTTACCTTATCGTCCCAATGTTGAGATCGCTTTCTACAACTCGGCCAAATTTAATCAGTATGGTTTGAAACCGCCGACCACCTGGGATGAACTGTTTGAAGTGGCCAAATTCTTCTATGAGAAAGAGGGCGTCGGCCGGGTGGCCATTAAGGCGGATCTTTCGCCCTGTACCGCGGTCCATCTCTTTGACTTCTGCCGCGCCGCCGGCGGTGACCCGGTTGTCCTGAATGACAAAGGTTGCTTCGAAGCTTATTCGTTCCTCCAGAAACTCTGGCCGTATCTCTCGCCCGATTCCAAGACGGCCAACTGGAACTTCATGAACACCCATATCGCCACCGAGTCGGTTTATCTCGGCCAGAACTGGCCCTTCGGGATGAATGTGATCGTCCGCGACGGCGGCAAGAAGGAAGTATTGGCTTATAACGGCTGGCGGGGCCCGGTGAAAGAGTCCCACGTGCTCGGCGGTGAAGTGATCGGGATTCCGAAGGGTGCACCGAATAAAGCGTTGGCCATTGAGTTCGCGAAATACTTGATGTCCCGTGAGGTACAGGAGAAACTCACCACCTACAACGGTTGGCCCGCCGTCCGGAGCGATGCTTACGGGCAAGTAGCGGCCTGGCAGAAGCCCTACTTCGACGCCATCAACCAGGTGTTGGCCCATGCCGAACCGCGGCCCAATCTGGTGTACTATGGTGCGGTGGAAAAGGCGATGAACGAAGCCTTCCGTGAGTGTGTCATCGAAGGTGCGCCCGTGAAACCGACTTTGGAAAAATGGGCGAAATACATCCAGGACAACAAGCGGTAA
- a CDS encoding glycoside hydrolase family 65 protein, translating into MKKKGNNQQPIYPPHDWEIVEEKFCPAYNQRNETVFTLGNGYLGLRGNFEEGYHGPDGTSVEGTYINGFYETVDIKYPEIAYGYPEKGQTMLNVTNGKVIKLYLEDEEFHMFSGQLLAYQRRLDLRNGVLHRSLVWRSPAGREVKLEITRLVSFTNKHLAAIAYEVTPLNFDGKIRLYSALDGDVQNQQAGTDPRVGSHLAGRALEVLAQNVNDKGGALLQQTKKSGFYLACAMRNQVEGPLAQVKTEKTPLRVGVAYEFAGEAGRTIWLYKYLAYVTAKDEAHDLLQQAENLVRQAEEAGFTRLRLDQQEYMAAFWAQADIEVKGDPLVQQGLRFNAFHLLQAVGKDGITNIGAKGLTGEGYEGHYFWDTEIYILPFFTNCNPAIGRALLTYRYHTLDRARRRALEIGLTRGALYPWRTIGGDECSTFFPAGTAQYHINADIAYAIKKYVELTGDRDFLFTYGAEILFETARLWMEIGAFNPRKENRFCINVVTGPDEYTALVDNNCYTNLMAREHLKYAVQTAKWMEAEAPAQYQNLCAKIGLDAEEIMLWQKAAEHMYIPYDQRLGIYAQDDTFLDKPVWDLEATPPEKFPLLLHYHPLLIYRAQVCKQADVVLALFLLSTQFTTEEKRRNYDYYERITTHDSSLSPAIFSIVASEIGYHDKAYDYFTATVRLDLDDYHGNTKDGLHMACMAGSWLAVVYGFAGMRVADGVLCFAPYLPEQWEEYRFNVTHQGRIIRVVVNKEGTSYHLLKGDPLVILDHQEKRVLTTKCE; encoded by the coding sequence GTGAAAAAGAAGGGAAACAACCAACAACCGATCTATCCCCCTCATGATTGGGAGATCGTTGAGGAGAAGTTTTGCCCTGCCTATAATCAACGGAACGAAACCGTATTTACACTGGGCAATGGTTATCTTGGGCTGCGCGGCAATTTTGAGGAAGGGTATCATGGCCCGGACGGAACCAGTGTCGAAGGGACTTATATTAACGGTTTTTATGAGACGGTAGATATTAAATACCCGGAAATTGCCTACGGTTACCCGGAAAAAGGCCAGACGATGCTGAATGTGACCAACGGAAAAGTGATCAAACTCTACCTGGAAGATGAAGAATTTCATATGTTCTCCGGTCAGTTGTTGGCCTACCAACGAAGGCTTGATTTAAGAAACGGGGTCCTCCACCGGAGTTTGGTCTGGCGGTCACCGGCGGGACGGGAAGTGAAACTGGAGATCACCCGTTTAGTCTCGTTTACCAACAAACATCTGGCGGCGATTGCTTATGAAGTGACGCCCCTGAATTTCGACGGGAAGATCCGCCTCTATTCAGCCCTTGATGGCGATGTCCAGAATCAGCAGGCCGGAACGGATCCGCGGGTGGGTTCTCATTTGGCCGGACGTGCTCTTGAGGTGTTGGCACAAAACGTTAATGACAAGGGTGGCGCCCTTTTGCAGCAGACCAAAAAGTCCGGTTTTTATTTGGCCTGCGCCATGCGGAACCAGGTGGAAGGCCCTCTTGCTCAGGTAAAAACGGAAAAGACGCCGTTGAGGGTCGGGGTTGCCTATGAATTTGCGGGCGAAGCGGGGCGGACGATCTGGTTGTATAAATATCTGGCTTATGTCACGGCGAAAGACGAGGCCCATGATCTTCTCCAACAGGCCGAAAACCTGGTCCGGCAGGCGGAAGAAGCCGGCTTTACCCGTTTACGCCTGGACCAGCAGGAGTATATGGCCGCCTTTTGGGCGCAAGCGGATATTGAAGTCAAAGGCGATCCGCTGGTGCAGCAGGGCCTCAGGTTTAACGCTTTTCATCTGTTGCAGGCGGTCGGGAAAGACGGGATTACCAATATCGGGGCGAAAGGACTGACGGGGGAGGGTTACGAAGGGCATTACTTCTGGGATACGGAGATTTACATTCTGCCGTTCTTTACCAACTGTAATCCGGCGATTGGCAGGGCGCTCCTGACTTACCGTTATCATACATTAGACCGGGCTCGCCGGCGGGCCTTGGAGATTGGCCTGACGCGGGGGGCCCTGTATCCTTGGCGGACGATCGGCGGAGACGAGTGTTCGACCTTCTTCCCGGCCGGTACGGCCCAGTACCACATCAATGCGGATATTGCTTATGCCATCAAAAAGTATGTGGAGCTGACGGGGGACCGCGACTTTTTGTTCACCTACGGCGCGGAGATCCTTTTTGAGACCGCCCGGCTGTGGATGGAGATCGGTGCTTTTAACCCCCGGAAGGAAAACCGGTTCTGTATTAACGTGGTCACCGGTCCGGATGAATATACGGCTCTGGTTGACAACAACTGTTACACCAACTTAATGGCGCGGGAGCACTTGAAGTATGCGGTGCAGACGGCCAAATGGATGGAAGCGGAAGCGCCCGCGCAGTACCAAAACCTCTGCGCGAAGATCGGTCTGGATGCCGAAGAGATTATGCTTTGGCAGAAAGCAGCGGAGCACATGTACATCCCCTACGATCAACGCCTGGGGATTTACGCCCAAGACGATACCTTTTTGGATAAACCGGTCTGGGATTTGGAAGCAACGCCACCGGAGAAGTTTCCTTTGCTCCTCCACTATCATCCGTTACTAATTTACCGGGCCCAGGTCTGTAAACAAGCCGATGTTGTTTTGGCGCTTTTCCTTTTGAGCACGCAGTTTACGACCGAGGAGAAAAGGCGGAATTACGATTATTACGAACGGATCACCACCCACGATTCTTCGCTCTCGCCGGCGATCTTCAGTATCGTGGCGTCGGAGATTGGTTACCACGACAAGGCGTATGATTACTTTACAGCGACCGTCCGTTTGGATCTGGACGATTACCACGGTAATACCAAGGATGGCTTGCATATGGCTTGCATGGCCGGGTCGTGGCTGGCGGTGGTCTACGGTTTTGCGGGAATGAGGGTTGCCGACGGGGTCTTGTGTTTTGCCCCCTATTTACCCGAGCAGTGGGAGGAATATCGCTTTAATGTAACCCACCAGGGAAGGATCATCCGGGTTGTCGTCAACAAAGAAGGGACCAGTTATCATTTGTTGAAAGGAGATCCTCTGGTCATTTTGGATCACCAAGAAAAAAGGGTTTTGACTACAAAGTGCGAATAA